Proteins from a genomic interval of Microbacterium esteraromaticum:
- a CDS encoding serine hydrolase domain-containing protein gives MVRRKSVRAGAAGAVALGMLVLSACSGETSSPVDGVVLGTQPNADVLALPQGETSEQRIAEALEELPDIAERVLAETDVPGMSIAVVHGDDTVYSQGFGVREIGADESVTPDTVFQIASLSKPLSATGVAAAIAESESYLDWRTPIRDLMPGVFFSDPVAAQSATVGDAFSHRTGMFTGTGDDLEDIGYDRDEILQRLQLNPLDVFRDSYHYSNFGLTVGAEAVAVSRGQTWEELMDELVFEPLGMDSSSARHDDYLSRTDRAVLHAKIDGEFTPRYDRDPDAQAPAGGVSSTANDLALWMRVLLAEGESDQMSIDADALREAMSPQVISGGGNDLAVRPSHYGFGFNASPLLSGRIAYSHSGAFVLGAGSAFQVVPDLDLGIVVLTNGAPVGAAESVIAEFTDLVQFGFVTRDWTADFGGVFAGYLTPIGDLAGSEAPGGAALPDDADALTGRYANDYFGDMEVVAVGDGLVARIGPGGVTEMALQPWDEERMAYAPENENAPYGSLASAWVTHEDGGVQLRLDTFDTRGLGTWTKTS, from the coding sequence ATGGTGCGAAGAAAAAGCGTGCGGGCCGGGGCAGCGGGAGCAGTGGCACTGGGGATGCTCGTGCTCTCCGCGTGCTCGGGTGAGACTTCGTCACCGGTCGACGGTGTCGTCCTCGGGACACAGCCCAACGCCGACGTTCTCGCCCTGCCGCAGGGCGAGACGAGCGAGCAACGGATAGCCGAGGCACTGGAGGAACTGCCCGACATCGCGGAGCGGGTTCTGGCCGAGACCGACGTGCCCGGCATGTCGATCGCGGTGGTGCACGGGGACGACACCGTCTATTCGCAGGGGTTCGGTGTGCGTGAGATCGGAGCCGACGAGTCGGTCACCCCCGACACGGTCTTTCAGATCGCCTCATTGTCGAAGCCGCTGTCGGCGACCGGCGTCGCCGCCGCGATCGCCGAATCCGAGAGCTATCTCGATTGGCGGACACCGATCCGTGACCTCATGCCGGGCGTCTTCTTCTCGGACCCGGTCGCCGCGCAGAGCGCGACGGTCGGCGATGCCTTCAGTCATCGCACCGGCATGTTCACGGGCACCGGCGACGACCTCGAAGACATCGGCTACGACCGGGACGAGATCCTGCAGCGCCTGCAGCTGAACCCGCTCGATGTGTTTCGGGACAGCTACCACTACTCGAACTTCGGACTCACGGTGGGGGCCGAGGCCGTGGCCGTCTCGCGCGGACAGACGTGGGAAGAGCTCATGGACGAGCTGGTGTTCGAGCCCCTGGGAATGGACTCGTCGTCGGCCCGGCATGACGACTACCTGAGCCGGACCGACCGTGCCGTGCTGCACGCCAAGATCGATGGCGAGTTCACGCCCCGGTACGACCGCGACCCCGACGCCCAGGCGCCGGCCGGCGGAGTCTCGTCGACCGCGAACGACCTCGCGCTGTGGATGCGGGTGCTGCTGGCCGAGGGCGAGAGCGACCAGATGAGCATCGACGCGGACGCACTGCGCGAAGCGATGTCACCGCAGGTGATCTCGGGCGGGGGCAATGACCTCGCTGTGCGCCCCTCGCACTACGGGTTCGGGTTCAACGCCTCGCCGTTGCTGTCGGGACGGATCGCGTACTCGCACTCCGGGGCGTTCGTGCTCGGGGCCGGCAGCGCCTTCCAGGTGGTCCCCGATCTCGACCTCGGCATCGTCGTGCTCACCAATGGCGCCCCCGTGGGAGCGGCCGAGTCGGTGATCGCCGAGTTCACCGACCTCGTGCAGTTCGGATTCGTCACGCGCGACTGGACGGCAGACTTCGGTGGCGTCTTCGCGGGGTACTTGACTCCCATCGGAGACCTGGCGGGCAGCGAGGCGCCCGGTGGCGCCGCACTGCCGGATGACGCGGATGCCCTGACCGGGCGCTACGCCAACGACTACTTCGGCGACATGGAGGTCGTCGCCGTCGGAGACGGGCTGGTGGCGCGCATCGGACCCGGCGGTGTCACCGAGATGGCATTGCAGCCGTGGGACGAGGAGCGCATGGCGTACGCGCCCGAGAACGAGAATGCCCCGTACGGTTCCTTGGCCAGCGCGTGGGTCACCCACGAAGACGGAGGCGTGCAGCTGCGGCTCGACACCTTCGATACGCGCGGGCTCGGAACCTGGACGAAGACGTCGTAG
- a CDS encoding response regulator transcription factor yields the protein MGDEPLRVVVAEDEALLRRGLELMLRDAGMRIVGSVSDVDELIDAVSAARPELVITDIRMPPTYTDEGLRAAARIRELAPDTAIMVLSQHVQRRYAMELLGMDDDARVDRDAWPGTGIRGGTGYLLKQRITDVDLFVDDVRAVAAGGTAIDPDVVAIMVARATRADAAVAELTVRQREVLALVAQGRSNAAIAARLSITDKAVVQHISRIYDALGLPLAADAHRRVLAVLHYLSQDPQRLAT from the coding sequence TGGGTGACGAACCCCTGCGTGTGGTGGTCGCCGAGGACGAGGCTCTGCTGCGACGAGGGCTCGAGCTGATGCTGAGGGACGCCGGCATGCGGATCGTCGGCTCGGTCTCGGACGTGGACGAACTGATCGACGCGGTCAGTGCGGCCCGGCCTGAGCTGGTCATCACCGACATCCGGATGCCTCCGACCTACACCGACGAGGGGCTCCGTGCGGCCGCCCGCATCCGCGAGCTCGCGCCGGACACCGCCATCATGGTGCTCTCGCAGCATGTTCAGCGGCGCTACGCGATGGAGCTGCTGGGCATGGACGATGATGCGCGGGTCGATCGTGATGCGTGGCCCGGCACGGGCATCCGCGGGGGGACGGGGTACCTGCTCAAGCAGCGCATCACCGATGTCGACCTGTTCGTCGACGACGTGCGCGCCGTCGCGGCCGGGGGAACGGCGATCGACCCCGACGTCGTCGCGATCATGGTGGCGCGCGCGACGCGCGCCGACGCGGCTGTCGCCGAGCTCACCGTCCGACAGCGCGAGGTGCTCGCACTGGTCGCCCAGGGGCGCAGCAATGCGGCCATCGCGGCGCGTCTCTCGATCACCGACAAAGCCGTCGTGCAGCACATCTCACGCATCTACGACGCGCTGGGGCTACCGCTCGCCGCCGACGCGCATCGTCGCGTGCTCGCGGTGCTGCACTACCTGAGCCAGGACCCGCAGCGATTGGCGACCTAG